One Bacteroidota bacterium genomic window carries:
- the murI gene encoding glutamate racemase: protein MNSKPIGVFDSGIGGLTVVRALMLRLPHENIVYFGDTARVPYGPKSSQVVREYAAQDTDFLLSQNVKMIVIACNTVSSVALDVVQKRAKVPVVGVIQPGSEGALITTKNKRIGVVGTLTTILSNAYTNTIRQLDSSIEVFSKPCPLFVPLAEEGFIEHPATELIAKEYLFELKLKKIDTLILGCTHYPILKNVISKVMEEGVQLIDSGESTSAQVEKILDAEGLRNPSKLKANVKFFVSDIPHKFTEVGERFLGQKMGVVKKMHVE from the coding sequence ATGAACTCCAAACCTATTGGCGTATTCGATTCGGGTATCGGCGGACTAACAGTCGTTCGGGCATTAATGCTGCGGCTTCCTCACGAAAATATTGTTTACTTCGGCGACACTGCAAGGGTTCCCTACGGTCCCAAATCTTCCCAAGTCGTGCGGGAGTACGCAGCACAGGATACCGATTTCTTACTTTCTCAGAATGTCAAAATGATTGTGATTGCCTGCAATACAGTATCTTCGGTAGCTTTGGACGTTGTTCAGAAACGCGCTAAGGTGCCGGTAGTCGGAGTTATCCAACCAGGATCTGAAGGTGCCTTAATTACAACAAAAAACAAAAGAATCGGAGTAGTCGGTACACTTACAACTATTCTTAGTAATGCCTATACTAATACAATCCGCCAACTTGATTCTTCGATTGAAGTATTCTCGAAACCCTGCCCCCTCTTTGTCCCTCTTGCCGAAGAAGGTTTTATTGAGCATCCTGCAACCGAGCTTATTGCCAAAGAATATTTATTTGAGCTAAAATTAAAAAAAATCGATACATTAATTTTGGGATGCACCCATTATCCGATTTTGAAAAATGTTATCAGCAAAGTGATGGAAGAAGGCGTTCAGCTGATTGATTCGGGTGAGAGCACTTCTGCACAGGTTGAAAAAATATTAGATGCAGAAGGTTTACGAAACCCCAGCAAGTTGAAGGCAAACGTGAAGTTTTTTGTAAGCGATATTCCTCACAAGTTCACAGAAGTCGGAGAAAGATTTTTAGGACAGAAAATGGGAGTAGTGAAGAAAATGCACGTGGAGTGA
- a CDS encoding aspartate 1-decarboxylase, producing MRIFLKSKIHNATVTEANLRYVGSITIDESLLIKADIKEYEKVLVVDKTNGNRLETYVIKGKKNSGHICMNGAAAHLIKKGHEIIIMTFQITNKPVKPIIVIVDKKNKFVKFTKEELAKLNTQGC from the coding sequence TAACAGAAGCCAACTTGAGATACGTTGGCTCAATCACTATCGATGAATCGTTGTTGATTAAAGCCGATATTAAAGAATACGAAAAAGTGTTAGTCGTCGATAAGACTAACGGTAACCGATTAGAAACTTATGTAATTAAGGGAAAGAAAAACTCCGGACATATTTGTATGAACGGCGCCGCCGCTCATTTGATAAAAAAGGGGCACGAAATTATCATAATGACATTTCAGATTACTAACAAACCGGTAAAGCCAATAATTGTTATAGTAGATAAAAAAAATAAATTTGTAAAATTCACGAAAGAAGAATTAGCAAAACTGAACACTCAGGGCTGCTGA